The following proteins are co-located in the Solanum pennellii chromosome 8, SPENNV200 genome:
- the LOC107027941 gene encoding uncharacterized protein LOC107027941 isoform X1: protein MPMTVIEVAAPSPMRYMMGAAVMMIGVVLPLAYMMFRNKRVPSSSSYSKQTNKVLI from the exons ATGCCG ATGACAGTGATAGAAGTGGCAGCGCCGAGCCCAATGAGGTACATGATGGGAGCAGCTGTAATGATGATCGGCGTTGTATTGCCTCTTGCTTATATGATGTTTAGGAACAAACGTGttccttcctcttcttcttattctaaaCAGAC
- the LOC107027941 gene encoding uncharacterized protein LOC107027941 isoform X2, with amino-acid sequence MPMTVIEVAAPSPMRYMMGAAVMMIGVVLPLAYMMFRNKRVPSSSSYSKQT; translated from the exons ATGCCG ATGACAGTGATAGAAGTGGCAGCGCCGAGCCCAATGAGGTACATGATGGGAGCAGCTGTAATGATGATCGGCGTTGTATTGCCTCTTGCTTATATGATGTTTAGGAACAAACGTGttccttcctcttcttcttattctaaaCAGACGTAG